From one Peredibacter starrii genomic stretch:
- the ftsH gene encoding ATP-dependent zinc metalloprotease FtsH, whose translation MRKQQKTLMLWIVVILIMAFVMKVLEQKTVSAKNINFSNFITAVESGKVKEVTFQGENAIQGKFADGYENGSYFELTGNTGDETFRILKNHGIIPNYKREEKQGFLATLLINWLPMILLFLFFFFFLRQLQAGGGKAMSFGKAKAKMLTENDKRITFVDVAGVEEAKEELVEIVDFLKDPKKYTTLGGKIPKGCLLVGPPGTGKTLLARAVAGEAGVPFFSISGSDFVEMFVGVGASRVRDLFEQGKKHAPCIIFIDEIDAVGRHRGAGMGGGHDEREQTLNQLLVEMDGFEGNDGVIIMAATNRIDVLDPALLRPGRFDRRVTVGRPDVRGRHQILKVHTRKTPLAGDIDLEVIAKGTPGFTGADLANLVNEAALLAARDSKKALSMHDFENAKDKVLMGVARKSMMISEKEKKLTAYHEAGHTLVGMNLPHTDPIHKVSIIPRGQALGVTQTLPNEDMLNLSKEKGENFISFLMGGRVAEEIVYGEMTNGASNDIERATDLARSMVCSWGMSEKLGPINYQKGGGNPYAGDPGTSFSDETSRKIDLEIQHFVQSNYEVAKKILNDNIEALHRVALALVVWETLDAEQIRDIVAGKDIGQPVMSKKPTDTPPSGTVVGAGPLFGAGKPTPA comes from the coding sequence ATGAGAAAACAACAGAAAACCCTAATGCTTTGGATTGTTGTCATTTTGATCATGGCCTTTGTTATGAAGGTACTTGAACAGAAAACAGTCAGTGCAAAGAACATCAATTTTTCTAACTTCATCACTGCAGTAGAAAGCGGCAAAGTTAAAGAAGTTACATTCCAAGGTGAAAATGCCATTCAAGGTAAGTTCGCTGATGGTTATGAAAACGGTTCTTACTTTGAATTAACAGGTAATACCGGTGATGAAACATTCCGCATTCTAAAGAATCACGGAATCATTCCAAACTACAAGCGTGAAGAAAAGCAAGGCTTCTTAGCAACTCTGTTAATTAACTGGTTGCCTATGATTCTTCTTTTCTTATTTTTCTTCTTCTTCCTTCGTCAGCTTCAGGCCGGCGGCGGTAAAGCGATGAGCTTTGGTAAAGCAAAAGCGAAGATGCTCACGGAAAACGACAAGCGAATTACTTTCGTTGACGTTGCCGGTGTCGAGGAAGCTAAAGAGGAGCTGGTAGAGATCGTAGATTTCTTAAAAGATCCAAAGAAGTATACAACTCTAGGTGGTAAAATTCCTAAGGGTTGTCTTCTTGTTGGTCCTCCAGGTACAGGTAAGACTCTTCTTGCACGTGCTGTTGCTGGTGAAGCAGGAGTTCCATTCTTCTCGATTTCAGGTTCTGACTTCGTAGAAATGTTCGTAGGTGTGGGTGCTTCTCGAGTTCGTGACCTATTCGAACAAGGTAAGAAGCATGCTCCATGTATCATCTTCATCGATGAGATCGATGCCGTAGGTCGCCACCGTGGTGCTGGTATGGGTGGTGGTCACGATGAGCGTGAGCAAACTCTTAACCAACTCCTGGTTGAGATGGACGGTTTCGAAGGTAATGATGGCGTCATCATCATGGCAGCTACGAACCGTATCGACGTACTAGATCCAGCTCTTCTTCGTCCAGGTCGTTTTGACCGTCGAGTAACTGTTGGCCGTCCGGACGTTCGTGGTCGTCACCAGATTCTTAAAGTTCATACTCGTAAGACTCCACTTGCGGGAGATATCGATCTAGAAGTCATCGCCAAAGGTACTCCAGGCTTTACTGGTGCTGACCTAGCGAACCTAGTAAACGAAGCCGCTCTATTAGCTGCACGTGATTCTAAGAAAGCACTTAGCATGCACGATTTCGAGAATGCTAAAGATAAAGTTCTTATGGGTGTTGCTCGTAAGTCGATGATGATTTCAGAAAAAGAGAAAAAGCTTACAGCTTACCATGAGGCAGGTCACACACTAGTTGGTATGAACCTCCCTCACACTGATCCTATTCACAAAGTTTCGATCATTCCTCGTGGCCAGGCCCTTGGTGTGACTCAAACTCTACCGAACGAAGATATGCTGAACCTTTCTAAAGAGAAGGGTGAGAACTTCATCTCGTTCCTAATGGGTGGACGTGTAGCTGAAGAAATCGTTTATGGTGAAATGACTAACGGTGCTTCTAACGATATCGAACGTGCTACTGATCTAGCACGCTCTATGGTTTGTAGCTGGGGTATGTCTGAGAAGCTTGGACCTATCAATTACCAAAAAGGCGGCGGTAATCCGTACGCAGGTGATCCAGGTACATCTTTCTCTGACGAGACTTCACGTAAGATCGATCTAGAGATCCAACACTTTGTTCAAAGCAACTATGAAGTAGCGAAGAAGATCCTTAACGATAATATCGAAGCTCTTCACCGTGTGGCCCTTGCCCTTGTGGTTTGGGAAACTCTGGATGCTGAACAAATCAGAGACATCGTTGCTGGTAAAGACATCGGTCAACCAGTTATGAGCAAGAAGCCAACTGATACTCCACCATCTGGAACAGTTGTAGGAGCGGGCCCACTTTTTGGTGCAGGTAAACCGACTCCGGCCTAA
- the tilS gene encoding tRNA lysidine(34) synthetase TilS yields the protein MKRLSPIAYRALFFKHAWRFLGNVTVSKELSGSHAVAVSGGLDSMCLLWFAQSLHKQGKIGPVRAIFVHHHTREGQDADGELVKKFCKEEGIPFKMLHVEGLSASIANFEAKARKKRRELCINDLKSNELLWAGHHLDDSYEWNLMQRNRSTNPKAAVGIPVRNRTIVRPFSCVTKAQIRRLAKFEGIPFREDPTNRDLKYDRNFVRYKIIPLIKERYPKYLKFYSHYANFSTMMLKTNIMSRAGTSKIFVFEQGAVLVGSHYSEIQIQEIIHTYSNTDRGEIITPIERMLRAIDNGKKGPFHFSGGMEAFSNNTVLMIYQQGLKNYDESIARTLSTLTTNQLMSMSTYKRVELEYAWQNLLQSPDAMLNMPGLVLVLESESICKTLNTSVFNELFPRVSEVCKERGLRFITFQKCLDTWMSKKEKLPERLRLLPLSNLSNLFASH from the coding sequence ATGAAAAGATTAAGTCCCATAGCGTACCGAGCCTTATTTTTTAAACACGCCTGGCGTTTTCTAGGAAATGTGACCGTTTCTAAGGAGCTTTCTGGCTCCCACGCGGTTGCTGTTTCAGGTGGATTGGACTCGATGTGCCTGCTGTGGTTCGCTCAATCACTACATAAACAAGGGAAAATTGGACCGGTAAGGGCGATTTTCGTTCATCACCATACCCGCGAAGGTCAGGATGCTGACGGCGAGCTTGTAAAGAAATTTTGTAAAGAGGAAGGCATTCCTTTTAAAATGCTCCATGTCGAAGGTCTTTCAGCTTCGATTGCTAATTTTGAGGCAAAGGCCCGTAAAAAGCGTCGTGAACTTTGTATCAATGATCTGAAATCAAATGAATTACTCTGGGCCGGACATCACCTGGATGACTCATATGAATGGAACCTCATGCAGAGGAATCGTTCAACAAACCCGAAGGCGGCGGTTGGCATTCCGGTCAGAAACCGAACCATTGTTCGTCCCTTTTCATGTGTAACCAAAGCTCAGATTAGACGTTTAGCAAAGTTTGAAGGCATTCCTTTTAGAGAGGATCCGACCAATCGTGATCTCAAATACGATCGAAATTTTGTCCGCTACAAAATCATCCCTCTTATTAAAGAGCGCTATCCGAAATATTTAAAGTTCTATTCTCATTACGCAAACTTCTCAACCATGATGTTGAAAACAAACATCATGAGTCGCGCTGGCACTTCGAAGATCTTTGTCTTTGAGCAAGGCGCAGTCCTGGTGGGCAGTCATTATTCCGAGATTCAGATTCAAGAGATCATTCACACTTATTCAAATACGGATCGGGGAGAGATCATCACTCCGATTGAGCGCATGCTTCGTGCGATTGATAATGGCAAGAAAGGTCCGTTCCATTTCAGTGGTGGAATGGAGGCCTTCAGTAACAACACAGTGCTCATGATTTATCAGCAGGGCCTGAAGAATTACGATGAATCCATTGCGAGGACTTTATCTACTCTCACAACGAATCAGTTGATGAGTATGTCCACTTATAAGAGAGTTGAACTCGAATACGCCTGGCAGAATCTCTTACAGTCACCAGATGCAATGCTTAACATGCCGGGTCTCGTATTAGTTTTGGAGTCCGAGTCAATTTGTAAGACATTAAATACTTCTGTGTTTAATGAACTTTTCCCTCGAGTTTCTGAAGTTTGTAAGGAGCGGGGATTGCGCTTTATTACTTTTCAGAAGTGTTTAGATACATGGATGAGCAAGAAAGAAAAGTTGCCTGAAAGACTCAGGCTTTTACCTCTCTCTAATCTTTCCAATCTCTTTGCTTCCCATTAA
- a CDS encoding potassium/proton antiporter, producing the protein MDKAFLQLMLASGVLLLISVFASKTSTRYGIPILLIFILVGMLSGVEGPGGIHFDRPVLTHILGTISLMFILFSGGLSTQLQTVSPVWKEGTLLAFFGVIISTLVMACIIHFALGWDWVSSALLSATCSSTDASAVFGILKTQKLQLRSRIQSLLELESGSNDPTAVFLTLSLIQIILRPENFTWNEVLMNFFIQMSLGGLAGWFLGKGMVHLINWLDLEFEGLYPVLTIAGVICIYSLTEFCGGNGFLSVYIAGLAMSDEKYFNKKTLTVFHDGLAWLMQVIMFLMLGLLVIPSAIGPIMGTGVFLSLCLLFVARPLSVYFCLVRFKYSLNEMMFVSWGGLRGAIPIILATYLLVNKVPGSKTMFNLIFFIVILLMLIQGTSLGHLAKWLKVQEPFSPRRRLPFKSRHHGKDFVEFEVREGSPLLGKNILELNFPMQVLVVLIHRGEEDFMPDGNTDIELYDRLVCLVDTDAIPELEKIIQCRREDF; encoded by the coding sequence ATGGACAAGGCATTTCTCCAGCTTATGCTGGCGTCCGGTGTTCTACTCTTAATCAGCGTCTTTGCAAGTAAGACATCTACTCGTTATGGCATTCCCATTTTGTTGATCTTCATTTTGGTTGGGATGCTTTCAGGAGTAGAAGGTCCTGGTGGCATACACTTTGATAGACCGGTTTTGACACACATTTTAGGCACCATCTCATTGATGTTTATTCTTTTCTCCGGAGGACTTTCAACTCAGTTGCAAACGGTGAGTCCAGTGTGGAAAGAAGGCACCCTCCTTGCTTTTTTTGGCGTGATCATTTCAACCTTGGTCATGGCCTGTATCATCCATTTTGCTCTGGGTTGGGACTGGGTATCATCAGCATTGTTAAGTGCAACATGCTCTTCAACGGATGCTTCGGCGGTTTTTGGAATTTTAAAAACTCAGAAGCTTCAACTTCGCTCACGTATTCAATCTCTTTTAGAACTTGAATCGGGGAGTAACGATCCTACTGCGGTTTTTCTCACCTTGAGTTTGATTCAAATTATTTTGCGACCAGAGAACTTCACTTGGAATGAAGTTTTGATGAATTTTTTTATTCAAATGTCTCTTGGGGGCCTGGCCGGTTGGTTTTTAGGAAAGGGAATGGTTCATCTGATTAACTGGCTTGATTTGGAATTTGAAGGTCTCTATCCGGTACTGACCATTGCTGGTGTCATTTGTATTTATTCACTCACAGAATTCTGCGGAGGGAATGGTTTTTTAAGTGTGTATATTGCGGGTCTCGCGATGAGCGATGAGAAATATTTTAATAAGAAGACCCTCACGGTGTTTCACGATGGTCTGGCGTGGCTCATGCAGGTAATTATGTTCCTCATGCTCGGGCTTTTGGTCATTCCGTCTGCCATTGGGCCTATCATGGGCACTGGAGTGTTTCTTTCTCTGTGCCTTCTTTTTGTCGCGCGTCCCTTGTCGGTCTATTTTTGTCTTGTTCGATTCAAGTATTCACTCAATGAAATGATGTTTGTAAGTTGGGGCGGACTTCGAGGTGCAATTCCGATTATCCTTGCGACCTATTTGTTAGTGAATAAAGTGCCTGGTTCCAAGACCATGTTTAATCTTATTTTTTTTATCGTGATTCTTTTGATGCTGATTCAAGGAACGAGTCTCGGACATCTGGCAAAATGGCTTAAGGTTCAGGAGCCTTTTTCACCACGTCGGAGACTTCCTTTTAAGTCACGCCATCATGGTAAAGACTTCGTTGAGTTTGAAGTGAGAGAAGGTTCGCCCCTATTGGGTAAAAACATTCTTGAGCTTAACTTTCCTATGCAGGTGCTTGTTGTCTTAATTCATAGAGGAGAAGAAGATTTTATGCCGGATGGTAATACGGATATCGAGTTGTATGATAGACTTGTATGCCTAGTAGATACTGATGCAATTCCTGAATTGGAGAAGATTATTCAATGCAGAAGAGAAGATTTCTAG
- a CDS encoding response regulator transcription factor, with product MINILVVEDEKKVSAFIQQGLKEVGYEVETAESPGIARELIRSKKFDLLILDVMLPEMSGMDFAKELRANGHNGFILMLTALSTTKDKIQGLDSGADDYLAKPFEFEELLARVRALIRRKSDDKAQLRNGDLIMDLITRNVTRDGIRIELTTKEFSLLEFLMRNQEKVMDRSAIARQVWGADFDPDSNVIDVYINHLRKKIDSPYPKKILKTVVGQGYVLNKID from the coding sequence ATGATCAACATACTCGTAGTTGAAGATGAAAAAAAAGTTTCGGCCTTCATTCAACAAGGGCTGAAGGAAGTTGGGTACGAAGTAGAAACTGCAGAATCTCCGGGAATCGCGCGCGAATTGATCCGATCAAAAAAGTTTGATCTCTTAATCCTCGATGTGATGTTACCTGAGATGAGCGGGATGGATTTCGCCAAAGAATTAAGAGCAAATGGCCACAATGGTTTCATTCTCATGCTCACCGCACTCTCAACAACTAAAGACAAAATTCAGGGACTCGATTCAGGTGCAGATGATTATCTTGCAAAACCTTTTGAATTCGAAGAGCTCCTTGCTCGTGTAAGAGCACTCATTCGTAGAAAAAGTGACGACAAAGCACAATTACGTAATGGCGATTTGATCATGGATCTTATCACTCGTAACGTAACTCGCGATGGAATCCGCATTGAACTAACAACAAAAGAATTTTCTCTGCTTGAGTTCCTAATGAGAAACCAAGAGAAAGTTATGGACCGTTCGGCCATTGCACGTCAGGTGTGGGGCGCGGACTTCGATCCTGATTCAAACGTGATTGATGTTTACATCAACCACCTAAGGAAAAAGATCGATAGCCCATATCCTAAGAAAATTTTGAAGACTGTTGTTGGACAGGGCTACGTCCTGAACAAAATTGACTAG
- a CDS encoding ATP-binding protein, with protein sequence MTRYLFNGIRFRLTLVYSTLFGLFICAFAYIITNQYLQDGRADFDHGLFNYAIDLSEHLEVDHAGLKINFTLPASEDRKAFPFMLQETYYFVRSIDGKIISRGDEKSPFDEIPFDPTLPRKEDYTHRFFTFNSNDLHYRAVNLKITNRSGKKEMILQVATPSDALEDQERRHLVMTSLMVPILILISSFASYLIAGNALTPIKSLTDTANNIAAKNLSLRVPEVNTGDEVAELSKTLNNLLERLEKSFKAQEHFVSNASHQLNTPLAIIKGELDVLESKPRNIEDYVRFQKSLREEISRLIELVANMLLVSRVESGLENFIFNPQRIDDLLLTTSSRLAYKSREKKVTVRFNISEDIPPESLTVMGEKQLLDSLFENILDNAIKYTPENSTIQIDIKIVNGKLEVWIQDEGPGILGDFEEFLTKRFHRGPGISIPGTGIGLPIANRIAGYHNAQILYERPGQRGSRFIVRFN encoded by the coding sequence TTGACTAGATATTTATTCAACGGCATCAGATTCCGATTAACGTTGGTGTATTCGACGTTATTCGGTCTCTTCATCTGTGCTTTCGCCTACATCATCACAAACCAGTACCTGCAAGACGGCAGAGCTGATTTTGATCACGGCCTTTTTAACTACGCCATCGACCTTTCAGAACATTTAGAAGTCGATCATGCGGGCCTGAAGATTAACTTTACACTTCCAGCATCAGAAGACCGTAAGGCCTTCCCGTTCATGCTTCAAGAAACATATTATTTTGTGCGTTCCATTGATGGAAAAATTATTTCTCGTGGGGACGAAAAATCTCCCTTTGATGAAATCCCCTTTGATCCCACACTTCCGCGCAAAGAAGATTACACTCACCGCTTTTTTACTTTCAATTCAAATGACCTTCACTACCGGGCGGTGAATTTAAAAATCACAAATCGCTCCGGTAAAAAAGAAATGATCCTCCAGGTGGCCACTCCTTCGGACGCTCTGGAAGATCAGGAACGCCGCCATCTTGTCATGACGTCCCTCATGGTGCCGATCCTCATCCTTATTTCAAGTTTTGCTTCATATCTCATTGCGGGAAATGCCCTGACTCCCATTAAGAGTCTGACGGACACCGCGAATAATATTGCGGCCAAAAACCTTTCTCTTAGAGTTCCTGAAGTGAACACTGGGGATGAGGTGGCAGAGCTTTCAAAGACCCTTAATAACCTTCTGGAGCGTTTAGAGAAGTCCTTTAAGGCCCAGGAGCATTTCGTATCTAACGCCAGTCACCAGCTCAATACTCCCCTTGCCATCATTAAGGGAGAGCTGGATGTTCTTGAATCAAAACCTCGCAACATCGAAGACTATGTTCGTTTTCAAAAATCTCTTCGCGAAGAGATCAGTCGTCTGATTGAACTTGTGGCCAACATGCTTCTTGTTTCTCGAGTAGAATCAGGTCTGGAAAACTTTATTTTTAACCCGCAAAGAATTGATGATCTTCTGCTTACGACTTCATCACGACTGGCCTATAAGTCTCGCGAAAAGAAAGTCACAGTTCGGTTTAATATTTCAGAAGATATTCCGCCTGAAAGCTTAACCGTAATGGGCGAAAAGCAACTTCTCGATAGCTTGTTTGAAAATATTTTAGATAACGCCATCAAGTACACGCCGGAAAATAGTACGATTCAAATCGACATCAAGATTGTTAACGGAAAACTTGAAGTTTGGATCCAGGATGAAGGGCCCGGTATTCTTGGGGATTTCGAAGAGTTCCTTACTAAGCGTTTTCACCGAGGCCCTGGAATCAGTATTCCAGGTACCGGAATTGGCCTTCCTATCGCTAACCGTATCGCCGGATACCACAATGCCCAAATTCTTTATGAGCGCCCTGGCCAAAGAGGCAGTCGATTCATCGTTCGCTTCAATTAA
- a CDS encoding circularly permuted type 2 ATP-grasp protein, which translates to MIKVKNQRRKLEPYNPNLGFIGSVKVDVANYIFSSRRKRAPYNHSKALVKNLLSREVSVHLKESQNLTKFIRKRDLTFQKSDANGNYKIFTVPCTTTIVPLQKSVYNTIEKAAQSLIVSLRCVIQDIYGSKSVKDSPFVKSLPVEIRKIFVDAIMESPNYFPQLHHPNMKKYPFFDNVGLDLVLIEDYLEQSKNFEKLLKAKKTSKLPELPFRILELNAGAPSGASNNMNVLEGHYEQNPEVLESMGKMMPNDHFQVLADTYKSLGEDWTGVKDGIQVILPPGGMNGAAPEIHNLAAYSGLVYADPVQLFQDEKGYIRLRTINGSNPIVTAIYSRINADSALFDVDKGIILRDPDTNEPIYLRDSLKLGEEGEAPMVLDVNGDPIPLQSDYAVPGLLDAILNKKIYMGGLNRILDNKIILAALTTYAPKFFAPKLKELGIATNGPKITPPETLPPKKESVKVIEKNMDEWVIKAPNLSGGSGIYIMKTLSDEAKKEVMNMIKKNPSHYAYQKLVKIARIPVAMKDKKGSRFANLAADIRLWVFYGGGAKALPKMTHNALVRYAPEEKGPMSSIVNTSKGGGYAPFVVVDDTNSSESVTAAEYIKQKTPVPLQTHLPMFVAAQLIQVSRLATEIYNHLKNNTADSYTLLGLALSLKTQCREVLSFLNPRAIEPVYKIIDVLEAKQATMEIAAFFEKINTNQIQLVTTLERLESKNKLPKGFRDMMDELLVLDQDIVYQNYTEENRKHDRKILKNLKASLLEKAGTNKKLLAEYNLLISALRGSIEASFPRELVTGKTAINMMKLIDTFMNMVRERLQNSEKAIEFAKLFTVETVHPELKFETFGLSEESLKKTSGFLSASQKEFATGELLTESDYIPEHIKTARAAWMKIEAEAKKLSAEKRNAFLNKKRTAHFKEFPFLARMSEIMNSRRVGVKDLIELMPAMPYAKYNLEQFAKKQGLTLEGLFVNELTPNKISILSGQKIRENHLSAREDAGECFAKKRKSHGLFSDSDIFIWIRKELDPLTQIYTAGHEVIHYHQIEETTKLEARALSDGAIAQAYFLNFYGNFLGVSAASLEGLSVDISVERQPLYGLADRIVPYFFTNLITEIRDGINSSREDYDAILNKYGSLFGYMMPNSNQVKVKALQEIIPALENAKNILFAKELGLEIGWDEIRSALPSANDMQIKLNTPKIMRAIKKARPDYEALTAIGNHQFYGVSFARKLELSKSITLRPILSTISLGNSYNQTQQQQQQ; encoded by the coding sequence GTGATTAAAGTGAAAAATCAACGTCGGAAACTAGAGCCTTACAATCCGAACCTTGGGTTCATTGGAAGCGTTAAAGTCGATGTGGCCAATTACATTTTCTCATCAAGGAGAAAAAGGGCCCCCTATAATCACTCGAAAGCTCTGGTAAAAAATCTACTCTCTCGTGAAGTCTCTGTTCACTTGAAAGAGTCGCAGAACCTTACGAAGTTCATTCGTAAACGCGATCTTACTTTCCAAAAATCAGACGCCAACGGGAACTACAAAATCTTTACGGTTCCATGTACGACTACGATCGTTCCGTTACAAAAATCAGTTTATAACACGATTGAGAAAGCGGCCCAGTCGCTTATCGTTTCTCTTCGTTGTGTGATCCAGGACATCTACGGTTCTAAGTCTGTGAAGGACTCTCCATTCGTGAAGTCTCTTCCAGTTGAAATTCGTAAAATCTTCGTAGACGCCATCATGGAGTCTCCGAACTATTTCCCACAACTCCACCACCCGAACATGAAGAAATATCCTTTCTTCGATAACGTGGGTCTGGATCTGGTTTTGATCGAAGATTACCTTGAGCAATCAAAGAACTTCGAAAAACTTCTTAAGGCAAAAAAGACCTCGAAGCTTCCAGAGCTTCCGTTCCGTATCCTTGAGTTGAATGCAGGAGCTCCATCTGGTGCTTCAAACAACATGAACGTACTTGAGGGCCACTACGAGCAGAACCCTGAGGTTCTAGAATCAATGGGCAAGATGATGCCTAACGATCACTTTCAGGTTCTTGCCGACACTTATAAATCTCTAGGTGAAGACTGGACCGGTGTAAAAGACGGTATTCAAGTTATTCTACCTCCAGGTGGTATGAACGGTGCCGCTCCTGAGATCCACAACCTTGCTGCTTACTCTGGTCTTGTTTACGCTGATCCTGTTCAGCTTTTCCAGGACGAGAAAGGTTATATCCGTCTTCGTACGATCAATGGTTCTAATCCGATCGTAACGGCGATCTACTCTCGTATTAATGCTGATTCTGCTCTCTTCGATGTGGATAAGGGCATTATCCTTCGTGACCCTGATACGAATGAGCCAATCTACCTTCGCGATTCACTTAAACTTGGTGAAGAAGGTGAAGCTCCAATGGTTCTTGATGTTAATGGTGATCCTATTCCTCTTCAATCAGACTACGCAGTTCCAGGTCTTCTGGATGCTATTTTGAATAAGAAGATCTATATGGGTGGATTAAACCGTATCCTGGATAACAAAATTATCCTGGCGGCCCTAACTACATATGCTCCTAAGTTCTTCGCTCCTAAGCTTAAAGAACTTGGAATCGCAACTAATGGCCCAAAGATCACTCCCCCTGAAACTCTTCCTCCTAAGAAAGAGTCAGTGAAAGTGATTGAGAAGAACATGGATGAGTGGGTAATTAAAGCACCTAACCTATCTGGTGGTTCAGGTATCTACATCATGAAGACTCTTTCTGACGAAGCGAAGAAAGAAGTCATGAACATGATCAAGAAGAACCCTTCTCACTACGCTTATCAGAAGCTAGTAAAGATCGCTCGTATTCCAGTGGCGATGAAAGATAAGAAAGGTTCTCGTTTTGCGAACCTTGCGGCCGATATTCGTCTATGGGTGTTCTACGGCGGTGGAGCCAAGGCACTTCCAAAGATGACTCACAACGCTCTTGTCCGTTACGCTCCTGAAGAGAAAGGACCGATGAGTTCTATCGTGAATACTTCGAAAGGCGGCGGTTATGCTCCGTTCGTGGTGGTTGATGATACAAATTCTTCTGAATCAGTAACTGCAGCTGAGTACATTAAACAAAAGACTCCGGTTCCTCTACAAACTCACCTTCCGATGTTTGTGGCGGCCCAGTTGATTCAGGTTTCTCGTCTAGCGACTGAGATCTACAATCACCTCAAAAACAATACGGCCGATAGCTATACACTGCTTGGTCTGGCCCTATCACTTAAGACTCAGTGCCGTGAGGTTCTTTCGTTCCTTAACCCACGCGCCATTGAGCCGGTTTACAAGATCATTGATGTTCTTGAGGCAAAACAAGCGACAATGGAAATTGCTGCTTTCTTCGAGAAGATCAATACAAACCAGATTCAACTCGTGACAACACTAGAGCGTCTTGAATCGAAGAACAAGCTTCCGAAGGGCTTCCGTGACATGATGGATGAGCTTCTGGTTCTGGACCAGGACATCGTGTACCAGAACTACACAGAAGAAAACCGTAAGCATGACCGCAAGATTCTGAAAAATCTTAAAGCGTCTCTTCTAGAAAAAGCAGGAACGAATAAGAAACTTCTGGCAGAATACAATCTTCTGATCTCTGCCCTTCGCGGTAGCATTGAGGCCTCTTTCCCACGTGAATTGGTCACAGGAAAAACGGCCATCAACATGATGAAGCTGATTGATACTTTCATGAACATGGTGAGAGAGCGTCTTCAAAACTCTGAAAAGGCGATCGAGTTCGCAAAACTTTTCACTGTTGAGACGGTTCACCCTGAACTTAAATTTGAAACTTTTGGTCTTTCAGAAGAAAGCCTTAAAAAGACCTCTGGCTTCTTGTCTGCTTCTCAAAAAGAGTTTGCCACTGGTGAGCTTCTAACTGAATCAGACTATATCCCTGAGCACATCAAGACCGCTCGTGCTGCCTGGATGAAGATCGAAGCTGAGGCGAAGAAGCTTTCAGCTGAGAAGAGAAATGCCTTCTTAAATAAAAAGCGCACAGCTCACTTTAAAGAGTTCCCTTTCCTTGCTCGCATGAGCGAGATCATGAACTCTCGTCGCGTGGGTGTAAAAGATCTGATTGAACTTATGCCGGCCATGCCGTACGCCAAGTACAATCTGGAACAATTTGCCAAGAAACAGGGCCTGACTCTCGAAGGTCTGTTTGTTAATGAACTGACTCCGAATAAGATCTCAATCCTATCGGGCCAGAAAATCCGTGAAAATCACCTGTCGGCCCGTGAGGACGCTGGTGAGTGTTTTGCTAAAAAACGTAAATCACATGGTCTGTTCTCAGACTCAGATATCTTTATCTGGATCAGAAAAGAGCTTGATCCTCTGACTCAGATCTATACTGCTGGTCACGAGGTGATTCACTACCATCAGATTGAAGAGACAACTAAGCTTGAAGCTCGCGCTCTTTCTGACGGTGCTATTGCTCAGGCCTACTTCTTAAACTTCTACGGAAACTTCCTGGGAGTTTCGGCCGCTTCTCTTGAGGGTCTTTCAGTAGACATCTCAGTTGAACGTCAGCCGCTTTATGGTCTAGCTGATCGAATTGTGCCTTACTTCTTCACGAACCTCATCACTGAGATTCGTGATGGTATCAATAGCTCTCGCGAAGACTACGATGCGATCCTGAATAAATATGGCTCACTCTTCGGTTATATGATGCCGAACTCTAACCAAGTTAAGGTGAAGGCCCTACAGGAAATCATTCCGGCACTGGAAAACGCCAAGAACATTCTCTTTGCTAAAGAGCTTGGTCTTGAAATCGGTTGGGACGAAATTCGCTCGGCCCTTCCATCTGCAAACGACATGCAGATTAAGTTAAATACGCCAAAAATCATGAGGGCCATTAAGAAAGCTCGTCCTGATTATGAAGCATTGACCGCCATTGGAAACCATCAGTTCTACGGTGTGAGTTTCGCCCGTAAACTTGAGCTTTCAAAATCGATCACACTACGTCCGATTTTGAGCACGATTTCCCTTGGAAATAGTTACAACCAAACTCAACAGCAGCAGCAACAGTAA